A window of the Ipomoea triloba cultivar NCNSP0323 chromosome 14, ASM357664v1 genome harbors these coding sequences:
- the LOC116005112 gene encoding putative serine/threonine-protein kinase-like protein CCR3, which translates to MRVLPFFYLVVLISLPGPAIGYGAASTIAVSYAANSAVVCGISAGEVRQGIRCYKNGQIFRVEPYISYESISGGLGFFCGLNSGGSVLLCWETNEFLAKRLYYSREKRLRGLTVGNSHVCAIEEPTGLASCWRFKKSEVEQKFETITSGGGFSCGILKSNSSVLCWGTSEIAAELQRQFGNAKMERLAAGEFHACGMTKNGSLVCKGRNGGGGELDVPSHYPFAFSDLALGANHSCGILRNNGLVLCWGGGSERLQFLDSAVKNVSFESIVSGLDFACGLTTKNLSVICWGPGWPKGNVVPLPTIIPGPCIQTTCSCGLYPNSDSICAGSGNICKSCDVELPFPSLLPHSGPKPQGLHPVSSSSKAQIRRFWGFVIFGSLGAFAGLCALAYCTWRGVSSTMESSRQPGIVENASCLRSSSSIQVNESSSLKHAEIAEKMRFSVSELAAATSNFAMENKIGSGSFGSVYRGRLGNGCEVAIKRGESVSRKKKKKFQEKESAFRSEIMLLSRLHHRHLVELVGFCEEDEERLLVYEFMSNGSLYDHLHAKENPGKGSERLNSWKTRIKVALDAARGIEYLHNYAVPPIIHRDIKSSNILLDENMTAKVSDFGLSLISADSEDSMSGKAVGTVGYIDPEYYVLNILTAKSDVYGFGVVLLELLSGKKAVFRHEELGPTGIVEHIRPMISAGEIASILDERVGLPKENEVESVELLAYTAMHCVSLEGRDRPSISDIVANLEKAYLVMH; encoded by the coding sequence ATGAGGGTGTTACCTTTCTTCTACCTCGTCGTTCTCATTTCTCTTCCCGGGCCTGCCATTGGCTATGGCGCTGCCTCCACCATTGCAGTCAGCTATGCTGCAAACTCAGCAGTTGTGTGTGGCATTTCTGCGGGCGAGGTTAGACAGGGCATTCGATGCTACAAGAATGGGCAAATTTTTCGCGTTGAGCCTTATATCTCCTATGAGTCTATATCAGGGGGTCTTGGGTTCTTCTGTGGCCTAAATTCAGGTGGTTCGGTCCTTCTGTGTTGGGAAACGAACGAATTTCTAGCCAAGAGGCTTTACTATAGCAGGGAAAAACGTTTAAGGGGACTAACTGTGGGGAATTCCCATGTCTGTGCGATTGAGGAGCCTACCGGTTTAGCATCATGCTGGAGGTTCAAGAAGTCTGAGGTTGAGCAGAAGTTCGAGACAATCACTTCGGGGGGAGGGTTTTCGTGTGGGATTCTGAAGAGCAACAGCAGTGTGTTGTGCTGGGGGACGAGCGAAATTGCAGCTGAGCTCCAAAGGCAATTTGGCAATGCCAAAATGGAAAGGTTAGCAGCTGGTGAGTTTCATGCCTGTGgaatgactaaaaatggaagTTTGGTGTGTAAAGGGAGAAATGGCGGTGGTGGGGAGCTGGACGTTCCTTCTCATTATCCTTTCGCGTTTTCAGATCTCGCGTTGGGTGCCAATCATAGCTGTGGGATTCTCAGGAACAATGGGTTGGTTTTGTGCTGGGGAGGGGGCTCAGAAAGGCTTCAGTTTCTGGACAGTGCAGTGAAGAATGTTTCTTTTGAGTCCATAGTTTCTGGCCTGGATTTTGCTTGTGGATTGACAACCAAAAACCTTTCTGTCATTTGTTGGGGGCCTGGTTGGCCTAAAGGGAATGTTGTTCCCTTACCAACAATCATCCCTGGACCGTGCATCCAAACGACGTGTTCTTGTGGCCTATACCCTAATTCTGATTCCATCTGTGCTGGTTCTGGAAATATCTGCAAATCCTGTGATGTTGAGCTTCCATTTCCATCACTTTTGCCACATTCAGGCCCGAAACCACAAGGTCTGCATCCagtttcttcatcttcaaaagCTCAGATTAGGCGTTTTTGGGGGTTTGTAATATTCGGATCATTAGGAGCCTTTGCAGGGCTATGTGCTTTAGCCTATTGCACATGGAGGGGGGTTTCGAGCACAATGGAGAGCTCTAGGCAGCCCGGGATAGTTGAGAATGCGAGCTGTTTGAGGTCATCGTCTTCAATTCAGGTGAACGAATCGTCGAGCTTAAAGCATGCTGAGATAGCAGAGAAGATGAGATTTTCAGTGTCAGAGCTAGCTGCAGCCACTAGCAATTTCGCCATGGAAAACAAGATTGGCAGTGGGAGCTTTGGAAGTGTTTATAGAGGGAGGCTTGGGAATGGCTGTGAAGTGGCCATCAAAAGGGGAGAGAGTGTTtccaggaagaagaagaagaagttccAGGAGAAAGAAAGCGCGTTTCGCTCAGAAATCATGCTGTTATCGCGCCTTCACCACAGGCATTTGGTGGAGCTGGTGGGGTTTTGTGAAGAGGATGAGGAGAGGCTTCTGGTTTACGAGTTCATGAGCAATGGCTCCCTGTATGATCATCTGCACGCCAAGGAAAATCCCGGGAAGGGTAGCGAGAGGTTGAATTCTTGGAAAACCAGAATCAAAGTCGCGCTGGATGCTGCTAGGGGAATCGAGTATCTGCACAACTATGCTGTCCCGCCTATAATCCACCGAGACATCAAGTCCTCAAACATACTTCTCGACGAGAATATGACAGCAAAAGTATCAGATTTCGGTCTGTCACTCATTAGTGCAGACTCTGAGGACTCCATGTCTGGAAAGGCAGTTGGAACCGTTGGATACATAGATCCCGAGTACTACGTCCTCAACATCTTAACAGCAAAGAGCGACGTTTATGGCTTTGGAGTCGTGTTACTAGAGCTCCTGTCAGGGAAGAAAGCAGTGTTCAGACATGAAGAATTAGGCCCTACAGGCATTGTTGAGCACATAAGGCCTATGATATCAGCCGGGGAAATCGCGAGCATATTGGACGAAAGGGTAGGATTGCCAAAAGAGAACGAGGTCGAGTCAGTCGAGCTGTTGGCTTACACTGCCATGCACTGTGTGAGCTTAGAGGGTAGAGATAGACCATCCATAAGTGACATTGTGGCTAACTTGGAGAAAGCATATCTAGTAATGCATTAA